In one window of Clarias gariepinus isolate MV-2021 ecotype Netherlands chromosome 10, CGAR_prim_01v2, whole genome shotgun sequence DNA:
- the gpc4 gene encoding glypican-4 yields the protein MKAVVAIALYVSVVIFASASPSEQKSKNCNEVRTAYSSKGFNSNDVPNKGVYEAHLKVCPQGFSCCTLEMEEKLSQQSRSDLKAPVSQLSTSLQNTFTQRHEHFDKFFKELLNNAEKSLHDMFVLTYGMMYMKNAELFKHFFRDLRLYYISGSSAVHLDNMLSDFWSELLERMFRLLNAQHEFSDAYMECVSRHTEELMPFGDVPRKLKLQLSRSFIAARTFTLGLALIPEVVSKVSTVSASPSCVRAAMKMLYCPYCTGQVALKPCKNYCLNVMRGCLANQADLDTEWNNFLDAMLSLVDRLEGPFNFESVIDPIDVKISEAIMNMQESSMQISQKVFQGCGQPRIASRSRRSTKDSGFPGRFRPYSPDARPTTAAGTNMDRLVADVKKKLKHAKKFWSTLPETVCVGDRVTQGDECWNGTAKSRYESVVLGNGLANQVSNPHVEVDITKPDVVIRRQIAVLKEMTTWLKAAHNGNDITYENEDGSGEGSGSGCDSSSCDSDKDMYFSTPTPVNPDIRVKKIESSSGVRLAPYSLVLTLAGVALTLLTSHTR from the exons AAGCCCATCTGAAGGTGTGCCCTCAAGGCTTCTCGTGCTGCACTCTGGAGATGGAGGAGAAGTTGAGTCAGCAGAGCCGCTCGGATCTGAAGGCCCCAGTTTCCCAACTGAGCACCAGCCTGCAGAACACCTTCACACAGAGACACGAACATTTTGACA AGTTCTTCAAAGAGTTGCTCAACAATGCTGAGAAATCACTGCACGACATGTTTGTCCTCACCTACGGGATGATGTACATGAAGAACGCGGAACTCTTTAAACACTTTTTCCGTGACTTGCGGCTCTACTACATATCAGGAAGCTCTGCCGTGCATCTTGACAACATGCTGTCAGACTTCTGGTCCGAGCTACTTGAGCGGATGTTCCGGCTTCTCAATGCACAGCATGAGTTCAGCGATGCATACATGGAGTGCGTAAGCCGGCATACAGAGGAGCTAATGCCATTCGGTGATGTGCCACGCAAGCTGAAACTGCAGCTGAGCAGATCCTTCATCGCTGCCCGCACCTTCACTCTCGGCCTGGCGCTCATACCTGAGGTGGTCAGCAAAGTGTCCACG GTGAGTGCCTCTCCAAGCTGCGTGCGTGCTGCTATGAAGATGCTGTATTGCCCATACTGTACAGGTCAAGTGGCCCTGAAGCCATGTAAAAACTACTGCCTCAATGTGATGCGTGGCTGCCTGGCTAACCAAGCTGACCTTGACACTGAGTGGAACAACTTCCTGG atGCTATGCTGAGTCTGGTTGATAGACTGGAGGGGCCGTTTAACTTCGAGTCAGTAATAGATCCCATAGATGTAAAGATCTCCGAGGCCATCATGAATATGCAGGAGAGCAGCATGCAGATCTCACAGAAG GTATTCCAGGGTTGTGGCCAGCCAAGGATAGCATCACGTTCCCGGCGTTCTACTAAAGACTCTGGATTCCCTGGTCGCTTCCGACCATACAGCCCAGATGCCAGACCCACCACTGCAGCTGGCACCAACATGGATAGACTt GTGGCAGATGTAAAGAAGAAGCTCAAGCATGCCAAGAAGTTTTGGTCTACTTTACCAGAGACGGTCTGTGTTGGAGACAGGGTCACACAGGGTGACGAGTGCTGGAACGGCACAGCCAAGAGCAG GTACGAGTCTGTGGTCTTGGGCAATGGCTTAGCCAATCAGGTCTCTAATCCTCATGTTGAAGTGGACATCACCAAGCCGGACGTGGTGATTCGCAGACAGATTGCTGTGCTAAAAGAAATGACCACATGGCTGAAAGCAGCTCATAATGGAAACGACATCACGTATGAAAACG AGGATGGCAGCGGAGAGGGTAGCGGCAGTGGCTGTGACTCATCCTCCTGCGATAGTGACAAGGATATGTATTTCTCCACACCAACGCCCGTCAATCCCGACATCAGGGTGAAAAAAATAGAGTCCTCCAGTGGTGTGCGGCTGGCACCGTACAGCCTGGTGCTGACCCTGGCAGGTGTTGCTCTGACCCTTCTGACCTCCCACACCAGATAA